A segment of the Juglans regia cultivar Chandler chromosome 15, Walnut 2.0, whole genome shotgun sequence genome:
TATCCTTTTCATTATTAAACATTGAATAAATTTGTCTTGATGCAGGAGATATTGAATCTATGCCATTTATTGAGGCGCTTGGCCAATTTTCATACCGTGTAGGTAAGATCGTCTTATTTTACAGATTATTGCAAGTAAATTTATTCTCTTTGGTTTATATAAACTGGTTTTACccaactatttattatattaggCCCTGGTAATTTCTGCTTAATTCACGTCAGCCTTGTCCCTGTTCTCAATGTCGTTGGTGAGCAGGTATCGAATTCAACACTTGTATTCAATGGGGCATACTAGTTCTTAATTGTATGAATATGAATTGCAATGAAGTATAGCTTATTCATCTTGTTGTCTTATATGCTCAAAAAATATCATGGCTCTAATTAGTAGTGTGCTCAAATTTCAACTTGTAGAAAACAAAACCTACGCAGCATAGCGTTCGGGGACTTAGAGGACTTGGCTTGACGCCAAATATTCTAGCCTGTCGGAGTACAAAGGTCCCCTTCTTTCCCTTATGCTATTTCTCTTTCCACTTTGTGCAAGGACAATCTCAagttcctaattttttttacaggCACTTGAGGAGAATGTTAAGGCAAAACTTGCTCAATTTTGCCATGTGCCGGTATCATCTCATACGTACCCATATGCATGTGTATGTACACTCGTGCTTATGATTTCTAAGAAAAGTTGACTTGTTTATTTACAGGCCGAAAACATTGTCACTCTCTATGATGTTCCAAACATATGGCATGTTCCTCTGTTATTAAGAGTAAGCAGTTTTGTTATCAAATTTGAAACCGTTTATGTTTACAATTAATGCACAGATGGAATTGAAAATGATTGTTTCTGCCTATTATCCATCCCCCAATATTCTGAACAGGATCAGAAGGCACATGAAGCTATCCTGAAAGGGCTGAACCTTGGGTTTGTCTTActaactctttttcctttttgttctctctatctctctctctcactcacacacacacagagggTTTGACTGTATGAATAATATTTATGCTGCTGCAAGAGGCTATTGTTTTTCCAGTGGACCATTAACGTTTCCATAATTTGCAGTGTCACTAGGGAGCCTGATTTAAAGGAATGGACTGCGAGGACAATAGTTTTTGACAAGTTGCATGATCCAGTGGGTCAAAGGCATCTCATGTTTAAGTTGAGacatttttatttctctaaTATCAACAATAATGTTCTTATCTGCCATCTACTTGACAGGTTAGAATTGCCATGGTTGGAAAATACACTGGCCTTTCAGATTCTTACCTCTCTGTTTTAAAGGTGAGTTGCCTTTTTGTTCAGAGATATGCAAATccaattttcataataataataactatctCTTTCTAGGTAACATATGTGTTACATTTTATTATCTATGCTGACTTTCTTATCTTTGTATGCCACTGAACTTTGCTTACATTTATCTGCTTTTACTTTGTTTATTTGTATGATCTAATTGATGTAGAGAAATAGGTGTTGCATTTCTTGAAACTTCCAATTAGTACTCATACAATTCGAAATATTGTATCATCTATCAGCATGTGTGCCAGCATGGCATGACCCCATGATACTCTAATTTGAAGAGTGGCACTATCACATTTGATGGTTATAAAAATGGGTTGTAAAATGgttatatttatatcattattcttcaaATTATCACCATAGGAGttgcaatatttatatatataccctGCATACCAACAACATTATTTTGAACTGACCACATAATCCTGATGACAAGAACTCCCcatttttaatttgagaaatttatccTGCAGTTTACACCTAAAATAGGGGTATGCTAGTAATTTCATTAGAAgaacaaaaatctgaaaaacaaaagattgcAAGGGGAGCACTTCATTCTTCCTTTGCAACCTCCATTCAGTTTTCAGCCAACAAGATTGAATGACAGAGAGAAAAAGTAGAAATACCTACtgaaacaaaatagaaatttgCATTTTAATCTTTGTCCTACCAATTTTCTCACACGgttattttgagaattgaaaagctCTCTTTGTTCTGAATGGGTGTTCCCTTGATTCTGCATTGATGTTGTGTTTGTTATGGACTTGCCCAAAAATTGCACGTTAAATTGAAAAACTGACTTCCAGAGCAACTAATAACCCAGATGGGTTGATGAGAGAAATGATCAAGGTCTCATAAATGATGGTGAGTGGAATTTATACCATATAAACTCCTGGTCAGTAAGAAAGAGTTTGAATTGCATATTAggattttgatgataatgggttggggttggggaggtgtgtttTATTCCAACTCGGGCttgatgtattttgggtagttttacacgggctttttgggtcattaggagctctctagtatgggctaggtgttttcttgtatacatccagtatacttggttactcctattgatatatatatatataatatttttaattataaaaaaaaaaaaaaggattttgatgataatggTGGTTTGTGCAGTGGAAGATTCCAGCAGGGAATCAAATGCCTAAGGAGAGACAGTCAATTGGTCAATAGAGTCCTGGTTgaaacagaaagagaaagaatgcTTGTGTAAATACCATGATGTCTTTTGTCTGATTAAGATTGGGGCGGTGAGGGCTTGCACTATCCACTAGAACACGGGGAGGATAACTGGCCCCCTCCCCACTCAAAAACACACTTAAACCTTTTATCATAGTTCTTGTCTGCAATCTATAAATATCCATTGTCAAGTCTCCTACACAGCATGCTTTTAAGGTTTTAGTAGATCAGATCCTTTCATTTGGGTTCTTTTGCAGGCTCTTTTGCATGCTTCTGTCGCTTGCCACCGGAAGCTTATTTTAGAATGGGTTGCAGCTTGTGACCTTGAAGACATGACTGCTGAAGAGGTTGGTACCATTTTCTACTTGCCTTACTAATATCTATTTAGACAATCACCTTCCCTCCCTCAAGAGATATAATATTGCACAGACCACCTCTTTTAGAAATGACACTTTACTCAGGGATGAAGCTAGGAATTGAACTTAGAGGATGCCGGCTGCACTAGAATATCTTTCTTCTCAGGGGAGGTGGTGCACAATTAAGTACCAAAGAaacccattaaaaaaattaaaagatttcctaaaattattttaaaggtCACACCATAAAATATGCTTTATACACTGAAAATGCCTGGaaaatagtttatgaaatttgtagACAAACGAAGGGCCAGTGGGGAAGAAGCTGACGATGGTTATGCTTGAAGCCTGCTTATTTCACTGTTGTGCTCACCACAACACAAATCTGAGCATTGTTTTTcttctcaagctctctctctatTTAAATTTGAACAATCAGAGGAAAAGAGAAATGGAAGGCGCATATGAAGTGACTCCTGCTCTACCATTTTCCACTGATTTCTTCCCctttttgtagttattttttcCAATATACAAATCTCTCCACTGCATGTGTTCCATTTCATCTCCTTTTTTTCCCTTATGGTTCTCATTCATCCTCATTCTTTTTATCCATTAAGATATAAACTTTGCATGTAggtaacttaaaaaaattttatttatgggGAATCCATTAAGCATACAGCCCTATATTTGTAACACCTTGGGATGTTATAAACTCTTATCTCCCATAGGCTCAACATTCTATTACAGTTGAAAATTTCTTGCTGTGATGGAATATGATGGTTTTGTGGTGAAATTTGTTGATGGATTACCGTGGTGACAGTTAATGGGATTTGTACGAAAATAAGTATTTCCATGTATGGTTAGTTGGGTTTTGATTGGGGTTAATTGAAGGAATGGAGGTAGGTCCAGGTTGTTTGAAGATGTCATATTGATCTGGCTTTGAGGTTATTTGGAAGTGTGATAAAGTTTTGACAATAATGAGCTCATGAGAGGCACCTATTTTGATGTATCTTAGCTAGAGTTCTATCTTCACTGTTAGGTTTTTCTTTGAAGGGGGTGGGGATCGTTCCAGTTGAAGTGCACCTCTCTGAATTTCTCACTACAAATGAACCTCAAGGAAGGCCCAAGCCCCACTTGAGCTCATACTCCAAAGGgactagtcaatggtacaattggagccctttggaatcattataaagagcaagaacttctcctcccaagcaatgtgggatcccattcaCCACTTATACTCACTCAGTATGGGGCATTGCAGTGAAAGAGAGATGATATAGTAAGGGTTAGAGTCATTACAGAAACAATAAGGGTGGTATTTCTCAGTTTGCAATATCTCAAGGGAGAGGGTGATTTAGAcatttatttatcatatatgttATTGAAAAACTGACTACCATTCACTACTACTTGCAGACCCCTGATGTTTATAAAGCAGCATGGGATTGTTTAAAGGTAATTCTAGTGTCTTTTGGTTGTACGTTATTTAATATGGAGTTATTTTTCCCATTGATCttctaaatattattgtgtTGCAGGGTGCTGATGGTGTTCTTGTTCCAGGAGGGTTTGGTGATAGAGGAGTGCAGGGGAAAATTCTTGCAGCAAAGTATGCTCGGGAGAATAATGTTCCATTCTTGGGGATTTGCATGGGGATGCAAATTGCTGTCATTGAGTTTGCACGATCTGTCCTTGGTTTGCACGATGCTAACAGCACAGAGTTTGATCCTGATACTCCAAATCCTTGTGTAATATTTATGCCAGAGGTATTTTATCGAGTTTTAGTGAAGTCAATGTCAAACTTTTTTATGGAGTAATCAATGTTTAATCTGGTTAAGCTAGTTTCTGTTCTACTTAGTAGGGTTCAAAAACTCATATGGGAGGTACTATGCGTCTGGGATCAAGGAGGACTTACTTCAATGTTGCTGATTGCACCTCTGCAAAGTTGTAAGGACTCAGACCAACTTAAGCTTGCATACTTATACCACACACACACTTCACGACTTCAGCATATACTACAGCGATGATAAATATGCTTTGCACTTGATAATTTATCTCCATATAGGAACTTATGATAACATCTTgtgaaataaaatgtaataattttattcagtGGATACTCGTCTAGCATCTCAGCTCAGCTCGGCTAACCTggaaatatgatttgaaattatgTTTAGGTATGGCAATGTAAGTTTTGTTGATGAGCGACATCGGCATAGATACGAGGTACATGTGTGCTTTGGCTCACATCCGTGCATGCATATCATTGCTCTTTATGAAAGAAGCAGTACGTACTATTGAGTTGAGTAGTTACTGAAATTTCTGTTGTACAGGTCAATCCAAATATGATATTACAACTTGAAAATGCTGGTCTATTATTTGTTGGTAGAGACGAAACTGGTCAGCGCATGGAGGTAAGTATTTTGTAGCAGGATAGGTGATACTGGATTCTATGAATATTAGCTATATGAGGTTGAACCAAAGAATATTCAGTTCTTCAAATTCATCAATCTTTTGGTAATTTGGAGCATATTATTGGTGTAACGAATGCAGATTGTTGAGTTGCCTGGTCATCCCTACTTTGTTGGTGTTCAGTTTCATCCTGAATTCAAGTCAAGACCCGGGAAACCTTCTGCACTGTTCTTAGGTACTTCTAGAaccttattttgttgttttcattGGCACTTTTCACACTTGGAATCAGTTGCTTGGTGAAAGAAGTACAAATTAACCAATAATTTGATGTTATGCTGGTTACCATCAGTAAAATATCGACTCGGTACTTGTATGTTAATAATACATCAATCCATAGATTATTTCCCGTCTTTTCCATTGAAAGGAAATCATTGTACATAGAGTATATTCTAGATGctacttcaaaaattatttatatagaagaaaatatttctcaatCGATTCAGTTGAGTGGTAAACATTTGCCAGATTCTCTAAATGGTCAGAATTTCAATGGCAATACTTCATGAATTTGGATCTATATTGATAGGCGGACATAATTTCTTGGTTTACAGGACTAATAGCAGCAGCTTGCCAGCAGTTGGAGACTGTCCTACATGACCCCGGCCTTTTAAGAAAATCGGTGACTAATGGGATGGCTAATGGACACTCACCAGTGAGAGCCTACAAAAATGATGGCACAATTAAGTCGTCCAATGGGACGGTAAATGGTGTGTATAGCAATGGAAATGGCATGCACTTGGAACGAAATTGGTGATCCTCATGGCATTTGTTCCACAGTTTTCACTCAAAGAGCTTTTTGGTAGCCGTCTGCGTCCGGTTTGTCTGTACAGCCGTTGAGTATGGGTAGATGTGATAGCTTGGGGGACATGTCTTCAGCATGAAGATGGTGGTTTCTTTGAATGATACCTTGTACTTCCAAGAAGTATACCCCGAAGCTGAAAGTTACTACTTTGTTAGACTGagtttcctctttttttctaGTACTGGACTTTCTTGGCCTTTGAAAGAGATATCAaccactttgaattttgaaatgtaAAAGCAAATCATTCTGCTTTTTCCTCGCAAGACTTTACCTTTTGCAACTTCAATTTCATGGCACGCATCTTGACTTGTAATCTGCAGGTGTACCGAGCATAGAAACAGTGCCAGTGATATATTGAGTTGTATTCTTTCTTTTACCTTCAAAAAAGTTCCAAATCTTCGTTTTCATTCCATTCCCACCAAATATTCTTATCCGGACGAGCTGTTGGTCATATAATGTAAACTCAGTTACAATAATCTTAGGTTGCTTTATGCTTATGTTAGTGGAAATGCTGGTATTAAAATCCTATACACATGAAAGTTAGATGAAAAGTCAAGCAGGCACCAAACCATCAATGTTAGAGGCATAATTGTGAAGGAAAAGGCCACTTTTGTTTTCTCCAGTTTGGAAAGAGAGAGTTGAAAAATGAGTTTCTGTACTTCAAGAATCCATGTCAACTTTGAACTTGATCCTAAAGGCCCTCCAAGAGACATGATTAcacattgaaaaaaattgataagggaaaattatattttatattctgtattatcaattattttcaatgtgtcaatgcaagtctaaactattaaatttagaaaaattatttttatcaatcactattcacttTCATACCCCACACTtatagctctttttttttttttttaaggtgtgggacgtgaaagtgaatagtgactaataCATAGAGTTCTCtcttaaatttatcaattacctttagtttctttatttaaaatttaagctACAATTTTCATTTCCATATAGATTTGATcactccattttcttttcattacaACGATCAAATTTTGAGgataagataatttattttaaaaaaataaattataacttatgtttcaaattataattcaaCCACTAACATACTGTTGCTATTCCCTATAATTTCTTGACCTTTACCATTAATAACAATAACTCTATGTGCAATCACTTTTACATACTCTTTACACActccactaatgtgattggttgcgttatttttatttaataaataatttttaaaccccATTCTATAGTTATTAATGTTAGAAAGTTAGTAATTAATGTTAGAAAGTTCACAGATTGGAATAATTTGCCATTTATATTGCACTCATGTATGCAAAATTCGTGACACgcgaattaatttttattattattttttttatcttgaagCAATACTGGATCCCCACCTCTACTATTTTTTTCAGCCATATCGTAAAGGTGGGACTCCAGCAAGTTCTATGTACATTTCCCCTACAGATTTCAAAAGCAGAGCGATTAGTTCCCACCTAGTTTTAGCATTCTATACGAGTAGGTGAACCAAACGAATGCTGCAGATATACAAAAGTACAGCATGTCATACCGTAGTTGATATCTATTGTAGAAAAGAGTGAATAATATGAAAGAGCAAAATGTGAACAGCTTGAAACACATAGCCATGGTGTATATGACCAAGCAATCAAATTGCCATTGTGAAATAAAAATTCCAATTGGAGTGCTCTTTCCCACCTTGGAGCGTGAATGTCACCTTATGCAAAGCAGCAATCGGCAGAGAATAAATGTCCACAACAATTACAGCTTTAATATGTCATACAGTGTCGCGATTAATCGAATCGAGGTGCCAATTACGTTGAGTATCGCTGGGATCTGTCGTGGATATATGTAAGACACTGTTGTGGTGATCAAACAGGGTCCGCCGATGGCCAATGCTAATGTATGTGATGCCTGCTGCTCCAATCCGCTGGTATAAATGAGCCTGCAAACAGAAGCACAACTTGTAAAACTTCATGTCAAAGATTTTATTATGTCATCTCAACTAACTCATCCACCCCTTGGCTGCTTGAAAAATTTTCTAGTTAACCCAAACCAGCTGTAGCAATTTCTTTAACAGATTCAGCCTAAGAGCAGTCATTACAGGAGATTGTATTCTGGCAGAAAATAACCAAGTTTAtcatagaagaagaagacacaTTATAGAAGATAGATCTGATAATGGGTAGAGAAACAGAGATATTTGACGCCAGTTCagaacttggcaagcctttctTCCCTGAAACCTCACCGCATATGATTTTATAGGATGATGTGTCCAAAAATAGTAGTAGGGCCCACAGCAGATGGACTGTTACTGAACCATGTCGGATGGAAATCACTTGACCAGAAGTCCACAGGATTCAAACGTGAAGGACCGGAAAGGAACATTAATTTGCACCAATCCATCTTTCAATGCCCACATTTTATGCATTCCCTAGTCTAATCTAAGTCTAGAAACAAAACTTACATTATAGAATAAATACAAAGAAGATCAAAAGTTGGTGATACCTCGTTGGCTTCATCTAGAGCACTGGTACATTC
Coding sequences within it:
- the LOC109021467 gene encoding CTP synthase-like translates to MKYVLVTGGVVSGLGKGVTASSIGLLLKACGLRVTSIKIDPYLNTDAGTMSPFEHGEVFVLDDGGEVDLDLGNYERFLDIKLTRDNNITTGKIYQSVIDKERKGDYLGKTVQVVPHITDAIQEWIERVAKIPVDGQEGPADVCVIELGGTIGDIESMPFIEALGQFSYRVGPGNFCLIHVSLVPVLNVVGEQKTKPTQHSVRGLRGLGLTPNILACRSTKALEENVKAKLAQFCHVPAENIVTLYDVPNIWHVPLLLRDQKAHEAILKGLNLGVTREPDLKEWTARTIVFDKLHDPVRIAMVGKYTGLSDSYLSVLKALLHASVACHRKLILEWVAACDLEDMTAEETPDVYKAAWDCLKGADGVLVPGGFGDRGVQGKILAAKYARENNVPFLGICMGMQIAVIEFARSVLGLHDANSTEFDPDTPNPCVIFMPEGSKTHMGGTMRLGSRRTYFNVADCTSAKLYGNVSFVDERHRHRYEVNPNMILQLENAGLLFVGRDETGQRMEIVELPGHPYFVGVQFHPEFKSRPGKPSALFLGLIAAACQQLETVLHDPGLLRKSVTNGMANGHSPVRAYKNDGTIKSSNGTVNGVYSNGNGMHLERNW